A region of Lycium barbarum isolate Lr01 chromosome 3, ASM1917538v2, whole genome shotgun sequence DNA encodes the following proteins:
- the LOC132631900 gene encoding uncharacterized protein C683.02c isoform X2 encodes MVSKRQKLARKRFKEANPELFPKAEPTPPKDPNKKKKKKKKSTFKKKIGESKDPNNKKRSFTKHPFRVAGMKPGESCFICKEHDHIARDCPKKAEWEKNKICLLCRRRGHSLKNCPNKDDESVDKKLCYNCGETSHSLANCPYPLQDGGTKFASCFICKEQGHLSKDCPKNTRGIYPKGGCCKICGGVTHLARDCPNKSGRASDAAAAQFEDRPRGQVTKLSSGDDLEDDFNFMAEEVHEDGDAKTKKKKEPKVVNFVG; translated from the exons ATGGTGAGCAAAAGGCAGAAATTAGCTAGAAAGCGGTTCAAGGAAGCTAATCCAGAACTATTCCCTAAGGCAGAACCAACTCCACCTAAAGAcccaaacaagaaaaagaaaaagaaaaagaagagtaCTTTCAAGAAGAAAATAGGAGAATCCAAAGATCCTAATAATAAGAAACGTTCATTTACAAAGCATCCTTTTAGAGTGGCTGGAATGAAGCCTGGTGAAAGCTGTTTTATATGTAAAGAACATGACCATATTGCTAGGGATTGTCCTAAGAAAGCTGAATGGGAAAAGAATAAG ATATGTCTGCTTTGTCGTCGACGCGGTCACAGCCTGAAGAATTGCCCCAATAAGGATGATGAATCTGTGGATAAGAAGTTATGTTACAATTGTGGGGAAACAAGTCATTCTTTGGCTAACTGTCCATATCCGCTTCAAGATG GTGGAACAAAGTTTGCCAGTTGCTTTATTTGTAAAGAACAAGGCCACTTGAGTAAGGATTGCCCTAAAAATACTCGTGGTATATACCCAAAG GGTGGTTGTTGCAAAATTTGTGGCGGTGTTACACATTTGGCAAGAGACTGTCCTAATAAAAGTGGCAGAGCTTCTGATGCGGCTGCTG CTCAATTTGAAGACCGGCCAAGGGGACAAGTTACCAAACTCAGCAGTGGGGATGATCTCGAGGATGACTTCAACTTTATGGCAGAGGAAGTTCATGAAGATGGTGATGctaaaacaaagaagaaaaaagaacctAAAGTTGTTAATTTTGTAGGATGA
- the LOC132631901 gene encoding actin-depolymerizing factor 7 — protein MANAVSGMAVQDECKLKFLELKAKRNYRFIIFKIDGQEVVVEKLGGPEESYDDFSISLPADECRYAVFDFDFITTENCQKSKIYFIAWSPESSRVRMKMVYASSKDRFKRELDGIQVELHATDPSEMSFDIIKARAY, from the exons ATG GCGAATGCAGTGTCTGGAATGGCAGTGCAAGATGAGTGCAAGCTCAAGTTCTTGGAATTAAAAGCAAAGAGAAACTACAGGTTCATTATATTCAAGATTGATGGCCAGGAAGTGGTGGTCGAGAAACTTGGCGGCCCTGAAGAAAGCTATGATGATTTCTCTATCTCTCTCCCTGCCGATGAATGTCGCTATGCTGTCTTTGATTTCGACTTCATTACTACTGAAAATTGCCAGAAAAGCAAGATTTACTTCATTGCTTG GTCACCAGAATCATCAAGGGTGAGGATGAAGATGGTGTACGCGAGTTCAAAGGACAGATTCAAGAGAGAACTGGACGGAATTCAAGTTGAATTGCACGCAACAGATCCTAGTGAAATGAGCTTTGATATTATAAAGGCACGAGCCTACTGA
- the LOC132631900 gene encoding uncharacterized protein C683.02c isoform X1, with translation MVSKRQKLARKRFKEANPELFPKAEPTPPKDPNKKKKKKKKSTFKKKIGESKDPNNKKRSFTKHPFRVAGMKPGESCFICKEHDHIARDCPKKAEWEKNKICLLCRRRGHSLKNCPNKDDESVDKKLCYNCGETSHSLANCPYPLQDGGTKFASCFICKEQGHLSKDCPKNTRGIYPKGGCCKICGGVTHLARDCPNKSGRASDAAAGRFKISQFEDRPRGQVTKLSSGDDLEDDFNFMAEEVHEDGDAKTKKKKEPKVVNFVG, from the exons ATGGTGAGCAAAAGGCAGAAATTAGCTAGAAAGCGGTTCAAGGAAGCTAATCCAGAACTATTCCCTAAGGCAGAACCAACTCCACCTAAAGAcccaaacaagaaaaagaaaaagaaaaagaagagtaCTTTCAAGAAGAAAATAGGAGAATCCAAAGATCCTAATAATAAGAAACGTTCATTTACAAAGCATCCTTTTAGAGTGGCTGGAATGAAGCCTGGTGAAAGCTGTTTTATATGTAAAGAACATGACCATATTGCTAGGGATTGTCCTAAGAAAGCTGAATGGGAAAAGAATAAG ATATGTCTGCTTTGTCGTCGACGCGGTCACAGCCTGAAGAATTGCCCCAATAAGGATGATGAATCTGTGGATAAGAAGTTATGTTACAATTGTGGGGAAACAAGTCATTCTTTGGCTAACTGTCCATATCCGCTTCAAGATG GTGGAACAAAGTTTGCCAGTTGCTTTATTTGTAAAGAACAAGGCCACTTGAGTAAGGATTGCCCTAAAAATACTCGTGGTATATACCCAAAG GGTGGTTGTTGCAAAATTTGTGGCGGTGTTACACATTTGGCAAGAGACTGTCCTAATAAAAGTGGCAGAGCTTCTGATGCGGCTGCTGGTAGATTTAAAATTT CTCAATTTGAAGACCGGCCAAGGGGACAAGTTACCAAACTCAGCAGTGGGGATGATCTCGAGGATGACTTCAACTTTATGGCAGAGGAAGTTCATGAAGATGGTGATGctaaaacaaagaagaaaaaagaacctAAAGTTGTTAATTTTGTAGGATGA